In Streptomyces sp. DG2A-72, one genomic interval encodes:
- a CDS encoding DUF4429 domain-containing protein, whose translation MAEIIQKDGTWAFDGDALRLTPGRDKNVSLLRKTLGELVVPLGALAGISFEQGRKSGRLRLRLRDGADPLLHATGGRLAEPHDPYQLIVDSDRYGVAEYFTDEVRNALLLDEVPSDPVSEYLLPGPAVPLSVSAGDGTAGFDGERIRLEWNWKTEDAKAAAGTRTLTLSDLTAVEWHPAAGLENGYLRFTVKNAPTKAPPKYDPNSVELWGFKKDPLMALVAAAVQARLPHPAQAAAIDVHDARPEVPSPPVASAEDDHDALLRRLRELGELHRSGVLTDEEFTVAKPAILKRM comes from the coding sequence ATGGCGGAAATCATCCAGAAGGACGGCACCTGGGCCTTCGACGGCGACGCCCTGCGACTGACCCCGGGACGGGACAAGAACGTCAGCCTGCTCCGCAAGACGCTGGGTGAACTGGTCGTCCCCCTGGGGGCGTTGGCGGGCATCTCCTTCGAGCAGGGCAGGAAGTCCGGGCGGCTCAGGCTCCGGCTGCGCGACGGCGCCGACCCGCTGCTGCATGCCACCGGCGGGCGGCTGGCCGAACCCCACGACCCCTATCAGCTGATCGTCGACTCCGACCGCTACGGCGTCGCCGAGTACTTCACGGACGAGGTGCGCAACGCCCTGCTCCTGGACGAGGTGCCGTCCGACCCCGTCTCCGAATATCTGCTGCCGGGCCCGGCGGTCCCGCTGTCGGTCTCCGCGGGCGACGGCACCGCCGGCTTCGACGGCGAGCGCATCCGACTGGAGTGGAACTGGAAGACCGAGGATGCCAAGGCCGCCGCCGGCACCCGCACGCTCACCCTGTCCGACCTGACCGCCGTCGAATGGCACCCGGCGGCCGGCCTGGAGAACGGCTATCTCCGCTTCACCGTGAAGAACGCCCCCACCAAGGCCCCGCCCAAGTACGACCCCAACTCCGTCGAGCTGTGGGGCTTCAAGAAGGACCCGCTGATGGCCCTGGTCGCGGCGGCGGTCCAGGCCAGACTTCCGCATCCGGCCCAGGCCGCCGCCATCGACGTACACGACGCACGACCGGAAGTGCCCTCTCCTCCGGTGGCCTCCGCCGAGGACGACCATGACGCCCTCCTGCGCCGGCTGCGCGAACTCGGCGAGCTGCACCGGTCGGGCGTGCTGACGGACGAGGAGTTCACCGTGGCCAAGCCGGCGATCCTCAAGCGGATGTAA
- a CDS encoding helix-turn-helix domain-containing protein gives MSHDSTAAPETAARKLSGRRRKEIVAVLLFSGGPIFESSIPLSVFGIDRQDAGVPRYRLLVCGGEEGPLRTTGGLELSAPHGLEAISRAGTVVVPAWRSITSPPPEESLDALRRAHEEGARIVGLCTGAFVLAAAGLLDGRPATTHWMYAPTLAKRYPSVHVDPRELFVDDGDVLTSAGTAAGIDLCLHIVRTDHGNEAAGALARRLVVPPRRSGGQERYLDRSLPEEIGADPLAEVVAWALEHLHEQFDVETLAARAYMSRRTFDRRFRSLTGSAPLQWLITQRVLQAQRLLETSDYSVDEVAGRCGFRSPVALRGHFRRQLGSSPAAYRAAYRARRPQGEKPVDTDGAPAATGSPGSPSPAPALHPEGPGPVPMQTRRTPAASAVGPSSSLAATATGEHVREAYAGSRATLPGQRSGS, from the coding sequence ATGAGCCACGACTCCACTGCCGCGCCGGAAACCGCGGCCCGGAAACTTTCCGGGCGACGCCGCAAGGAGATCGTCGCGGTGCTGCTGTTCAGCGGCGGCCCCATCTTCGAGAGTTCCATACCGCTGTCGGTGTTCGGAATCGACCGCCAGGACGCCGGCGTACCGCGCTACCGACTGCTGGTGTGCGGTGGCGAAGAAGGACCGCTGCGGACCACGGGGGGCCTGGAGCTCTCCGCACCGCATGGCCTGGAAGCGATCTCGCGGGCGGGCACGGTCGTCGTGCCTGCCTGGCGCTCGATCACTTCCCCACCACCGGAGGAGTCGCTCGACGCACTCCGCCGGGCACACGAAGAGGGCGCCCGCATAGTAGGGCTGTGCACCGGCGCCTTCGTACTGGCGGCGGCCGGCCTGCTGGACGGCCGCCCCGCGACCACCCACTGGATGTACGCGCCGACGCTGGCCAAGCGCTATCCGTCGGTGCACGTCGACCCACGGGAACTCTTCGTGGACGACGGCGACGTACTGACGAGCGCGGGCACCGCGGCAGGAATCGACCTGTGCCTGCACATCGTGCGGACGGACCACGGCAACGAGGCGGCGGGCGCGCTCGCCCGGCGCCTGGTGGTCCCGCCGCGCCGGAGCGGCGGCCAGGAGCGCTACCTCGATCGATCTTTACCAGAGGAGATCGGCGCCGACCCGCTGGCCGAGGTCGTCGCTTGGGCGCTGGAGCATCTCCACGAGCAGTTCGACGTGGAGACGCTCGCCGCGCGCGCGTACATGAGCCGTCGTACGTTCGACCGCCGCTTCCGCTCACTGACGGGAAGCGCCCCGCTGCAGTGGCTGATCACGCAGCGGGTGCTCCAGGCGCAGCGTCTGCTGGAGACCTCGGACTACTCGGTGGACGAGGTCGCGGGCCGCTGCGGCTTCCGTTCGCCGGTGGCGCTGCGCGGGCACTTCCGCCGCCAGCTGGGCTCGTCGCCTGCGGCGTACCGGGCCGCGTACCGGGCGCGCAGGCCGCAGGGCGAGAAGCCGGTGGACACCGACGGAGCGCCGGCCGCGACCGGCTCACCGGGCTCCCCGAGCCCAGCACCCGCGCTCCATCCGGAGGGCCCCGGCCCGGTCCCGATGCAGACCCGCCGTACACCGGCGGCGAGCGCGGTCGGACCGTCGTCGTCGCTGGCGGCGACCGCGACCGGCGAGCACGTCCGTGAGGCGTACGCGGGAAGCCGGGCGACGTTGCCGGGGCAGCGCAGCGGATCGTAG
- a CDS encoding carbohydrate ABC transporter permease, which yields MTTTLTPVDTTDQKPKRLRRPKSARAGGHMHAGPVAYIILALFTVGSLFPLVWTAIAASRDTQRLAQSPPPFWFGSNLFDNLEIAWKDANLGEAFINTTFVAGVSALTIVFLSTIAGFAFAKLRFKGRGAMMLIVVGTMMVPPQLSVIPLYMMVAELGWTDQLKAVIFPSLVSAFGVFFMRQYLIQALPDEIIEAARVDGASSWRVVWHVVFPAARPAMAVLGMLMFVQTWNDFLWPFLVLTQTGSPTVQVAVAGLGRGFTPDQSLIMAGALLGTLPLLLVFAIFGKQIVGGIMQGAVKG from the coding sequence GTGACGACGACACTGACTCCGGTGGATACGACCGACCAGAAGCCGAAGCGCCTACGACGGCCCAAGTCGGCCCGCGCCGGCGGGCACATGCACGCCGGCCCCGTCGCGTACATCATCCTCGCCCTGTTCACCGTCGGCTCGCTGTTCCCACTGGTGTGGACGGCGATCGCCGCCTCGCGTGACACGCAGCGGCTGGCGCAGTCGCCGCCGCCGTTCTGGTTCGGCTCGAACCTCTTCGACAATCTTGAGATCGCCTGGAAGGACGCCAACCTCGGCGAGGCGTTCATCAACACGACGTTCGTGGCGGGTGTGTCGGCGCTGACCATCGTGTTCCTGTCGACGATCGCCGGATTCGCCTTCGCCAAGCTGCGCTTCAAGGGCCGCGGCGCGATGATGCTGATCGTGGTCGGCACCATGATGGTGCCGCCGCAGCTCAGCGTGATCCCGCTGTACATGATGGTCGCCGAGCTCGGCTGGACCGACCAGCTGAAGGCGGTCATCTTCCCCTCGCTGGTGAGCGCGTTCGGTGTGTTCTTCATGCGGCAGTACCTGATCCAGGCGCTGCCCGACGAGATCATCGAGGCGGCCCGGGTGGACGGCGCGAGCAGCTGGCGAGTGGTGTGGCACGTGGTGTTCCCGGCCGCGCGGCCCGCGATGGCCGTCCTGGGCATGCTGATGTTCGTCCAGACCTGGAACGACTTCCTGTGGCCGTTCCTCGTACTGACCCAGACCGGCAGCCCGACCGTCCAGGTCGCGGTCGCGGGCCTCGGCCGGGGGTTCACCCCCGACCAGTCCCTGATCATGGCGGGCGCGCTGCTGGGCACCCTGCCGCTGCTGCTCGTCTTCGCCATCTTCGGCAAGCAGATCGTGGGCGGCATCATGCAGGGTGCCGTCAAGGGCTGA
- a CDS encoding ABC transporter substrate-binding protein — MRARTRIARKTMVLAAVAALGSGLLAGCADDGGDGEENSSSDGGSGKTTITLGLFGTQGFKEAGLYAEYEKLNPKIKIAENVVERNENYYPALVNHLTTNSGLQDIQAVEVGNIAEVVNTQAAKLMDLSKVSGVKSSNWLEWKWKQATTKDGQTIGLGTDVGPMAICYRKDLFEQAGLPSEREEVGKLWAGSWDKFVEAGKDYQAKAPEGTTFLDSPGGLLNAIVSGESEKYYDASGEVIYKTNPAIKKAFDLTAQAAEDGLIGNQTQFQPAWDTTIANSKFAAMSCPPWMLGYIKGKSKPEAAGKWDVATSPKPGNWGGTFLAVPKSGKNTEEAAKLAAWLTAPEQQAKLFAKQGSFPSAPAAYTLPQVTGAENTMTGDAPIGTIFADAAKQIPAQVIGPKDQIIQQGLTDNGVILVTQGKSAKEAWETATKTIDNNLEK, encoded by the coding sequence ATGCGAGCACGTACCCGAATCGCCCGCAAGACGATGGTCCTCGCGGCCGTCGCCGCGCTGGGCTCCGGGCTGCTGGCCGGCTGTGCCGACGACGGCGGTGACGGCGAGGAGAACTCGTCGTCGGACGGCGGCAGTGGCAAGACCACGATCACACTCGGCCTCTTCGGCACCCAGGGCTTCAAGGAAGCCGGCCTCTACGCCGAGTACGAGAAGCTGAACCCGAAGATCAAGATCGCCGAGAACGTCGTCGAGCGGAACGAGAACTACTATCCCGCGCTCGTCAACCACCTGACCACCAACAGCGGCCTGCAGGACATCCAGGCCGTCGAAGTCGGCAACATCGCCGAGGTCGTCAACACCCAGGCCGCGAAGCTGATGGACCTGTCCAAGGTGTCGGGCGTCAAGTCGAGCAACTGGCTGGAATGGAAGTGGAAGCAGGCCACCACCAAGGACGGCCAGACCATCGGTCTCGGCACCGACGTGGGCCCGATGGCCATCTGCTACCGCAAGGACCTGTTCGAGCAGGCCGGTCTGCCGAGCGAGCGCGAAGAGGTCGGCAAGCTGTGGGCGGGCAGCTGGGACAAGTTCGTCGAGGCCGGCAAGGACTACCAGGCGAAGGCCCCCGAGGGCACCACCTTCCTGGACTCCCCCGGTGGTCTGCTGAACGCCATCGTCAGCGGTGAGAGCGAGAAGTACTACGACGCCTCCGGCGAGGTCATCTACAAGACGAACCCGGCCATCAAGAAGGCCTTCGACCTGACCGCGCAGGCCGCCGAGGACGGGCTGATCGGCAACCAGACGCAGTTCCAGCCCGCCTGGGACACGACGATCGCCAACAGCAAGTTCGCCGCGATGTCCTGCCCGCCGTGGATGCTCGGCTACATCAAGGGCAAGTCGAAGCCCGAGGCGGCCGGCAAGTGGGACGTGGCCACGTCGCCCAAGCCCGGCAACTGGGGCGGCACCTTCCTCGCCGTGCCGAAGTCCGGCAAGAACACCGAGGAGGCCGCGAAGCTCGCCGCGTGGCTGACCGCGCCCGAGCAGCAGGCCAAGCTCTTCGCCAAGCAGGGCAGCTTCCCGAGCGCCCCGGCCGCCTATACGCTGCCGCAGGTCACCGGCGCCGAGAACACCATGACCGGTGACGCCCCGATCGGCACGATCTTCGCCGACGCCGCCAAGCAGATCCCGGCCCAGGTGATCGGCCCGAAGGACCAGATCATCCAGCAGGGTCTGACCGACAACGGCGTGATCCTGGTGACCCAGGGCAAGTCGGCCAAGGAGGCCTGGGAGACGGCCACCAAGACCATCGACAACAACCTGGAGAAGTGA
- a CDS encoding carbohydrate ABC transporter permease — protein MATRHGTAAPPAKEGGAAPGRPPAGGVPTEADRRRRARMSRRWQRDMRWSPYAFVSPFFLLFLAFGLFPLIYTGWASLHTVEMTAPTDMEWAGLRNYTRIFDDDFFWNAAKNTLTIGIISTVPQLLMAMGIAHILNYKLRASTFYRVMMLAPYATSIAAASLVFVLLFGRDYGMINWALGAVGIDNIDWQNDKWASQIAVSSIVIWRWTGYNALIYLAAMQAIPQDLYESAALDGANRWQQFFHVTLPSLRPTILFTCVVSTIGASQLFGEPLLFDANKGTSGGSQHQFQTLGLYLYEQGWVNQHLGRASAIAWTMFLILIVIGIVNYVISRRLRASS, from the coding sequence ATGGCCACCCGGCACGGCACCGCCGCGCCCCCCGCCAAGGAGGGGGGCGCGGCCCCGGGCCGCCCGCCCGCCGGCGGCGTGCCCACCGAGGCTGACCGGCGCCGCCGGGCCCGTATGTCCCGCCGCTGGCAGCGGGACATGCGCTGGAGCCCGTACGCGTTCGTCTCGCCGTTCTTCCTGCTGTTCCTCGCGTTCGGCCTGTTCCCGCTGATCTACACCGGCTGGGCCTCGCTGCACACGGTGGAGATGACCGCGCCCACCGACATGGAATGGGCGGGTCTGCGCAACTACACCCGGATCTTCGACGACGACTTCTTCTGGAACGCGGCGAAGAACACCCTGACCATCGGCATCATCTCGACGGTCCCGCAGCTGCTGATGGCGATGGGCATCGCCCACATCCTCAACTACAAGCTGCGTGCCTCGACCTTCTACCGGGTCATGATGCTCGCGCCGTACGCGACGTCGATCGCCGCCGCGTCCCTGGTGTTCGTGCTGCTCTTCGGCCGCGACTACGGCATGATCAACTGGGCGCTGGGTGCCGTCGGCATCGACAACATCGACTGGCAGAACGACAAGTGGGCCTCGCAGATCGCCGTCTCGTCCATCGTCATCTGGCGCTGGACCGGCTACAACGCGCTGATCTACCTGGCCGCCATGCAGGCGATCCCGCAGGACCTGTACGAGTCGGCGGCCCTGGACGGGGCCAACCGCTGGCAGCAGTTCTTCCACGTCACCCTGCCGTCGCTGCGCCCGACGATCCTGTTCACCTGTGTCGTGTCCACCATCGGTGCCTCCCAACTCTTCGGTGAGCCACTGCTGTTCGACGCGAACAAGGGCACCTCCGGAGGCTCCCAGCACCAGTTCCAGACGCTCGGCCTGTATCTGTACGAGCAGGGCTGGGTCAATCAGCACCTGGGCCGTGCCTCGGCGATCGCCTGGACGATGTTCCTGATCCTCATCGTGATCGGGATCGTCAACTACGTCATCTCGCGCCGGCTGCGCGCCAGTAGTTAG
- a CDS encoding LacI family DNA-binding transcriptional regulator — protein MVHGARGRSGGRPTLEEVAARAGVGRGTVSRVINGSPRVSDATRAAVEAAVAELGYVPNTAARALAANRTDAIALVVPEPETRFFSEPYFSDILKGVGAELSDTEMQLLLIFAGSDRERARLAQYLAAHRVDGVLLVSVHADDPLPDLLAQLEIPAVISGPRSAAETLTSVDSDNYGGARSAVEHLLAGGRRTIAHITGRQDVYGAQRRVDGYRDALRDAGHEADERLIEPGDFTEEGGHRAMAALLDRCPDLDAVFAASDVTAAGARQVLREAGRRIPDDVALVGYDDSAIARHMDPPLTSVRQPIEEMGRTMIDLLLAEIADRRPPASRGLERRQLVLATELVPRTSS, from the coding sequence ATGGTCCACGGAGCGCGGGGCCGGAGCGGTGGCCGGCCCACCCTCGAGGAGGTGGCGGCACGGGCCGGCGTGGGCCGCGGCACGGTCTCCCGGGTGATCAACGGCTCGCCCCGGGTCAGCGACGCCACCCGCGCGGCCGTCGAGGCGGCGGTCGCGGAGCTCGGCTACGTCCCGAACACGGCCGCCCGCGCCCTCGCCGCCAACCGGACGGACGCGATCGCCCTGGTCGTCCCCGAGCCGGAGACCCGCTTCTTCTCGGAGCCGTACTTCTCGGACATCCTGAAGGGCGTCGGCGCCGAACTCTCCGACACCGAGATGCAGTTGCTGCTGATCTTCGCGGGCAGCGACCGGGAGCGCGCCCGCCTGGCCCAGTACCTCGCCGCCCACCGCGTCGACGGCGTCCTGCTGGTCTCGGTCCACGCGGACGACCCGCTCCCCGACCTGCTCGCCCAGCTGGAGATACCCGCGGTCATCAGCGGCCCCAGGTCGGCCGCCGAGACGCTCACCTCGGTCGACTCCGACAACTACGGCGGCGCCCGCTCAGCCGTCGAGCACCTCCTCGCCGGCGGTCGCCGCACGATCGCCCACATCACCGGCCGCCAGGACGTCTACGGCGCCCAGCGCCGCGTCGACGGCTACCGCGACGCCCTGCGCGACGCGGGCCACGAGGCCGACGAGCGCCTCATCGAACCCGGCGACTTCACGGAGGAGGGCGGCCACCGGGCGATGGCCGCCCTCCTCGACCGCTGCCCCGATCTCGACGCGGTCTTCGCCGCCTCGGACGTCACCGCGGCCGGCGCCCGCCAGGTCCTGCGCGAGGCCGGCCGCCGCATCCCCGACGACGTCGCCCTCGTCGGCTACGACGACTCCGCCATCGCCCGCCACATGGACCCACCCCTCACCAGCGTCCGCCAGCCCATAGAGGAAATGGGCCGCACCATGATCGACCTCCTCCTCGCAGAGATAGCCGACCGCCGCCCGCCGGCCTCCCGAGGCCTGGAGCGCCGCCAGTTGGTCCTGGCGACGGAACTGGTGCCGCGTACGTCGTCCTGA
- the orn gene encoding oligoribonuclease: MNDRMVWIDCEMTGLSLSDDALIEVAALVTDSELNVLGEGVDIVIRPPDSALETMPEVVRQMHTASGLLDELPAGTTLADAEEQVLAYVREHVKEPGKAPLCGNSVGTDRGFLLRDMPKVEEYLHYRIVDVSSIKELARRWYPRAYFNSPEKNGNHRALADIRESIAELRYYREAIFVPQPGPDSDTAKTIAAKHVLPGQ, from the coding sequence ATGAACGATCGTATGGTGTGGATCGACTGCGAGATGACCGGCCTCTCGCTGTCCGACGACGCGCTCATCGAAGTGGCCGCCCTCGTCACCGACTCCGAGCTGAACGTGCTCGGCGAGGGTGTGGACATCGTCATCCGTCCGCCGGACTCCGCGCTGGAGACGATGCCGGAAGTGGTGCGTCAGATGCACACGGCGTCCGGACTGCTCGACGAGCTCCCGGCCGGTACGACATTGGCGGACGCCGAGGAGCAGGTGCTCGCCTACGTCCGGGAACACGTCAAGGAGCCCGGCAAGGCCCCGCTGTGCGGCAACTCCGTCGGCACGGACCGCGGTTTCCTCCTGAGGGACATGCCGAAGGTCGAGGAGTACCTCCACTACCGCATCGTCGACGTGTCGTCGATCAAGGAACTGGCGCGGCGCTGGTATCCGCGGGCGTACTTCAACAGCCCCGAGAAGAACGGCAACCACCGCGCCCTCGCCGACATCCGCGAGTCCATCGCGGAACTGCGCTACTACCGCGAGGCCATCTTCGTCCCCCAGCCCGGTCCCGACTCGGACACGGCGAAGACGATCGCCGCGAAGCACGTCCTGCCTGGTCAGTAG
- a CDS encoding universal stress protein, with protein MAGHEFFEPADRKRPVADHTAADPLAAEESRHSCDPAFKHGVVVGFDGSTSSERALAYAIGMAHRSGSGLIIVHVANRLPTTVWAGCEPPVFVDVPDHRTEVLGLELACADYLAEVPWILVERGGDICHELEEVGREYEADAIVVGSTQGIVGRIFGSVAGRLAKRAKRPVVVIP; from the coding sequence ATGGCCGGTCACGAATTCTTCGAACCCGCGGACCGCAAGCGGCCGGTCGCCGACCACACGGCGGCCGATCCCCTGGCGGCGGAAGAGTCACGCCATTCCTGCGATCCCGCTTTCAAGCACGGCGTCGTCGTCGGCTTCGACGGCTCCACCTCCAGTGAGCGCGCCCTCGCGTACGCCATCGGCATGGCGCATCGCTCCGGGTCGGGCCTGATCATCGTCCATGTGGCCAACCGGCTGCCGACCACCGTGTGGGCCGGCTGCGAGCCACCCGTCTTCGTCGACGTCCCGGACCATCGCACCGAGGTGCTCGGGCTGGAGCTCGCCTGCGCGGACTATCTCGCCGAGGTGCCCTGGATCCTCGTCGAGCGCGGCGGCGACATCTGCCATGAACTCGAAGAGGTCGGGCGGGAGTACGAGGCGGACGCGATCGTCGTCGGGTCCACGCAGGGCATCGTCGGACGGATCTTCGGGTCCGTCGCCGGGCGGCTCGCCAAGCGTGCGAAGCGGCCCGTCGTTGTCATTCCGTAA
- a CDS encoding GPR1/FUN34/YaaH family transporter: MDNDVSAGSGITTVVGRLALGITLLAFGLGYTDVIDGVSAADAVSIAQYVGGIALFVAGLMAFRDRDSVGGTAFSALGALWFTWAVSADAQVSANAAGLFLLLFALVALTLTLAGGDQLGQGMYGLFFVALVLMAIANFADNDGLTKVGGWFAVAAGAVAWYAATAALAHWPTVLPRRAAGRGVTAHG; the protein is encoded by the coding sequence GTGGACAACGACGTCTCTGCGGGAAGCGGAATCACTACCGTGGTCGGCCGACTCGCCCTGGGAATCACCCTGTTGGCCTTCGGGCTGGGGTACACCGACGTGATCGACGGTGTGTCGGCTGCTGACGCCGTATCAATCGCCCAGTACGTGGGCGGCATTGCCCTCTTCGTCGCCGGCCTCATGGCCTTCCGGGACCGGGACTCCGTCGGTGGTACGGCGTTCTCTGCGCTCGGTGCGCTCTGGTTCACGTGGGCCGTCTCTGCTGACGCCCAAGTCTCCGCCAACGCGGCCGGGTTGTTCCTGCTGCTGTTTGCCCTTGTGGCGCTGACGCTGACGCTCGCGGGTGGCGATCAGCTCGGTCAGGGGATGTACGGGTTGTTCTTCGTCGCCCTGGTGCTCATGGCCATCGCCAACTTCGCCGACAATGACGGGCTCACCAAGGTGGGTGGGTGGTTCGCTGTCGCGGCGGGGGCGGTGGCTTGGTACGCCGCGACTGCTGCGCTGGCTCACTGGCCGACGGTGCTGCCGCGGCGCGCTGCCGGCCGGGGCGTGACGGCCCACGGCTAG
- the glmS gene encoding glutamine--fructose-6-phosphate transaminase (isomerizing), producing the protein MCGIVGYIGKRDVAPLLLEGLQRLEYRGYDSAGIVVTTPKSTGLKMVKAKGRVRDLEAKVPARFKGTTGIAHTRWATHGAPSDVNAHPHLDAEGKVAVVHNGIIDNASDLRRKLEADGVEFLSETDTEVLVHLIARSQAEKLEDKVRDTLRVIEGTYGIAVLHADFPDRIVVARNGSPVVLGIGEKEMFVASDIAALVTHTRQIVTLDDGEMATLKADDFRTYTTEGTRTTAEPTTVEWEAASYDMGGHDTYMHKEIHEQADAVDRVLRGRIDDRFSTVHLGGLNLDAREARQIRRVKILGCGTSYHAGMIGAQMIEELARIPADAEPASEFRYRNAVVDPDTLYIAVSQSGETYDVLAAVQELKRKGARVLGVVNVVGSAIAREADGGIYVHAGPEVCVVSTKCFTNTTVAFALLALHLGRTRDLSVRDGKRIIEGLRKLPAQIAEIMEHEGEIEKLAQSYAEARSMLFIGRVRGYPVAREASLKLKEVSYIHAEAYPASELKHGPLALIEPALPTVAIVPDDDLLEKNRAAMEEIKARSGKILAVAHQHQEKADQTIVVPKNEDELDPILMGIPLQLLAYHTALALGRDIDKPRNLAKSVTVE; encoded by the coding sequence ATGTGCGGAATTGTCGGATACATCGGCAAGCGTGATGTCGCCCCCCTGCTCCTGGAGGGACTTCAGCGTCTGGAGTACCGCGGCTACGACTCGGCCGGCATCGTCGTGACCACCCCCAAGTCCACAGGCCTGAAGATGGTCAAGGCCAAGGGCCGGGTCCGCGACCTGGAAGCCAAGGTACCGGCCCGTTTCAAGGGCACCACCGGCATCGCCCACACCCGCTGGGCCACCCACGGCGCCCCCTCCGACGTCAACGCCCATCCGCACCTCGACGCCGAGGGCAAGGTCGCCGTCGTCCACAACGGCATCATCGACAACGCCTCCGACCTGCGCCGCAAGCTGGAGGCCGACGGCGTCGAGTTCCTCTCCGAGACCGACACCGAGGTCCTGGTCCACCTGATCGCCCGCTCGCAGGCGGAGAAGCTCGAGGACAAGGTCCGCGACACCCTGCGCGTCATCGAGGGCACCTACGGCATCGCCGTCCTGCACGCCGACTTCCCCGACCGCATCGTCGTCGCCCGCAACGGCTCCCCGGTCGTTCTCGGCATCGGCGAGAAGGAGATGTTCGTCGCGTCGGACATCGCGGCCCTGGTCACCCACACCCGGCAGATAGTGACGCTGGACGACGGCGAGATGGCCACCCTCAAGGCCGACGACTTCCGCACGTACACGACGGAGGGCACCCGTACGACGGCGGAGCCCACCACCGTCGAGTGGGAAGCGGCCTCCTACGACATGGGCGGCCACGACACCTACATGCACAAGGAGATCCACGAGCAGGCCGACGCCGTGGACCGCGTGCTGCGCGGCCGCATCGACGACCGTTTCTCCACCGTGCACCTCGGCGGCCTGAACCTGGACGCCCGCGAGGCCCGCCAGATCCGCCGCGTCAAGATCCTCGGCTGCGGCACCTCCTACCACGCCGGCATGATCGGCGCCCAGATGATCGAGGAGCTGGCCCGCATCCCCGCGGACGCCGAGCCCGCCTCCGAGTTCCGCTACCGCAACGCGGTCGTCGACCCCGACACCCTGTACATCGCGGTCTCCCAGTCCGGTGAGACGTACGACGTCCTGGCCGCCGTGCAGGAGCTGAAGCGCAAGGGCGCGCGGGTGCTGGGCGTGGTGAACGTCGTCGGCTCGGCGATCGCCCGCGAGGCCGACGGCGGCATCTACGTGCACGCGGGCCCCGAGGTCTGCGTGGTCTCGACGAAGTGCTTCACGAACACGACGGTCGCCTTCGCGCTCCTCGCCCTGCACCTGGGCCGCACCCGCGACCTCTCGGTCCGCGACGGCAAGCGCATCATCGAGGGCCTGCGCAAGCTCCCCGCCCAGATCGCCGAGATCATGGAGCACGAGGGCGAGATCGAGAAGCTGGCCCAGAGTTACGCCGAGGCCCGCTCGATGCTCTTCATCGGCCGCGTCCGTGGCTACCCGGTAGCCCGCGAGGCCTCCCTGAAGCTCAAGGAGGTCTCCTACATCCACGCGGAGGCCTACCCCGCCTCAGAGTTGAAGCACGGCCCCCTCGCCCTCATCGAGCCCGCCCTCCCCACGGTTGCCATCGTCCCCGACGACGACCTCCTGGAGAAGAACCGCGCCGCCATGGAGGAGATCAAGGCCCGCAGCGGCAAGATCCTCGCGGTGGCCCACCAGCACCAGGAGAAGGCCGACCAGACGATCGTAGTCCCGAAGAACGAGGACGAACTGGACCCGATCCTGATGGGCATCCCCCTCCAACTCCTCGCCTACCACACGGCATTGGCCCTGGGCAGGGACATCGACAAGCCGAGGAACCTCGCAAAGTCGGTGACGGTGGAGTAA